One part of the Rutidosis leptorrhynchoides isolate AG116_Rl617_1_P2 chromosome 1, CSIRO_AGI_Rlap_v1, whole genome shotgun sequence genome encodes these proteins:
- the LOC139882157 gene encoding GDSL esterase/lipase CPRD49-like: MVGPRRPQFVLFGSSIVEFSFGDQGWGAILADIYSRKADIFVRGYGGWTSRHALQVLDQVFPKDDAIQPSLVIVYFGGNDSVRPRPDGLGAHVPLTEYVENMRKIAIHLKSLSEKTHVIFLTAPPVNEAQLLQVLGIDGRKNELCQKYADACERLCQEMGIKAINLCNAFKKQEDWSTTCFTDGMHLSPAGSKIVAKEILKVLKEADWKPSLHWEALPVEFA, encoded by the exons ATGGTTGGGCCAAGAAGACCACAGTTCGTGTTATTTGGTTCTTCCATTGTCGAATTTAGTTTTGGTGATCAAGGTTGGGGTGCTATTCTTGCTGATATCTACTCTCGTAAA GCAGACATATTTGTGCGAGGTTATGGTGGGTGGACCTCCCGGCATGCGCTACAAGTTCTGGATCAAGTGTTTCCGAAG GATGATGCAATACAACCATCTCTGGTGATAGTTTACTTTGGAGGTAACGATTCAGTGCGTCCTCGTCCAGATGGTCTAGGTGCGCATGTCCCTCTTACTGAATACGTTGAGAATATGAGAAAAATAGCTATCCATCTCAAG AGCCTTTCAGAGAAGACGCACGTTATCTTTCTTACTGCCCCTCCTGTGAACGAAGCTCAACTTCTACAAGTTTTGGG AATTGATGGTCGTAAAAATGAACTATGCCAAAAATATGCAGATGCTTGTGAAAGGTTATGCCAAGAGATGGGGATTAAGGCTATTAATCTTTGTAACGCATTTAAGAAACAAGAAGATTGGTCGACAACGTGCTTTAC AGATGGGATGCATCTATCACCAGCCGGTAGCAAAATAGTGGCGAAAGAGATACTGAAAGTCCTCAAGGAAGCCGACTGGAAACCGAGTTTACACTGGGAAGCTTTGCCTGTAGAGTTTGCTTAG
- the LOC139845232 gene encoding uncharacterized protein: protein MAWVKWDSVLASFEHGGLNVGSLKAFNLALLLKWKWWYHFNVDDLWVKLMKSIHGEHFDNTFGNSLWCSIVASCNKTVSDRLLPQDVIKLEVGNSTNVSFWHDRWCGSSTLESRFNRLYYLDINKHDSVADKWVNGEWQWVWSREDIGGHNMALLDDLLSVLHNVFFSDREDRWVFTLNSDGIFTVKDTRVYIDRSTLPNLQVVTTWAKQLPKKVNIFLWRFKSNSLPLR from the coding sequence ATGGCGTGGGTTAAATGGGACTCCGTGTTAGCTTCATTCGAGCATGGTGGGTTAAATGTCGGTAGTCTCAAAGCCTTCAACCTCGCTTTATTACTTAAATGGAAATGGTGGTATCATTTTAATGTTGACGATTTATGGGTAAAGTTGATGAAGTCGATTCATGGTGAACATTTTGATAATACCTTTGGCAACAGTTTGTGGTGTTCCATTGTGGCTTCTTGCAATAAAACTGTTTCGGATAGGTTACTGCCACAAGATGTTATTAAACTGGAAGTGGGTAACAGTACTAATGTTAGTTTTTGGCATGATCGTTGGTGCGGGTCGTCAACTCTAGAATCAAGATTCAATCGTTTGTATTACCTCGACATTAATAAGCATGATAGTGTTGCAGACAAATGGGTCAATGGTGAGTGGCAATGGGTGTGGTCTCGCGAAGACATTGGTGGTCACAATATGGCACTTCTAGACGACCTTCTTTCTGTTCTTCATAATGTGTTCTTCTCGGATAGGGAGGATCGTTGGGTGTTTACTCTGAATTCAGATGGAATTTTCACGGTAAAGGATACTCGGGTTTACATTGATAGGAGTACACTTCCAAATCTGCAGGTTGTTACAACATGGGCGAAGCAATTGCCGAAGAAAGTTAACATTTTTTTGTGGAGATTCAAGTCAAACTCTCTTCCTTTACGTTGA